The genomic region ACCGTACACCGGGCGGCGTTCCTCGATGTTGAAGAAGACCACCGACGGCAGGGTGATCTTGTCGTCTTCCAGCGCGATCATCGTTTCCATGCCGGGGCGCAGCCAGCCGACGGTGGAGTTGGACGTGCCGAAGTCGATGCCGCAGGCACGGGCTGGAGAGGCGTCTTTCATGTCTTTCGGTTCCGGTCAAAAAAACGGCCGCGCAGTGTATGTCAGTGCGCGCCAGATTCGAAGGCCGGTCATCTGCTATTTCACGACTAAACTGCCTTGAAACCTCAAGCTTTGCCCCAAACTTGCTGGCATGGGCCGGCAGAACCACCGGCGGTCGCAAGAACCGCCGTCCACTGCCGATAAACTTCTGCTGCGCCACCCGGTCACAACCTTGAGATCGGTCAACCCGGCACGCGCGAATCGGCGCATGCTGGCATCGGCGCGAAATCGATAACGGATGGTGATTCCTTCAATGGACTTCAAAGACTATTACAAGATACTCGGCGTGGAGCCGACAGCAGACGACAAGGCAATCAAGGCTGCCTATCGCAAGCTGGCGCGCAAATACCACCCCGATGTCAGCAAGGAAAAGGACGCCGAGGCCAAGTTCAAAGACGCCTCGGAAGCCTATGAAGCGCTGAAAAGCGCCGACAAACGCGCCGAATACGACGAGCTGCGCCGTTATGGCCAACATGGTCAGCCGTTCCAGGGGCCACCGGGCTGGCAGAGCCGAGGCGGCTTTGGCGGTGGCGGTGGCGACACCGGTGACTTCTCGGACTTCTTCAGTTCGATCTTCGGCAATCGCGGCCCCGGTTTCGGTGGCGGTGAAGGTCGGCAACAACGCAGTGCAGGGCGCCGAGGGCAAGACGTGGAAATGGAACTGCCGATCTTCCTCGAGGAGACGCTGGCGAACGAATCGAAGAAAGTCACCTTCCAGGTGCCGCAATACAACGCCAACGGCCAGCACGTCAGCAACACCAGCAAAAGCCTGAACGTGAAGATCCCGGCGGGCGTTACCGACGGCGAGCGCATTCGCCTCAAAGGCCAGGGCGCCCCGGGCGTCGGTGGCGGGGCGAATGGCGATCTGTACCTGACCATTCGTTTTGCGCCGCACCCGAAATTCGATGTCGAAGGCGAAAACCTGATCATCACCTTGCCGCTGGCGCCGTGGGAACTGGCGCTGGGTGCTGAAGTAGCGGTGCCGACCCTGACCGGCAAGATCAACCTCAAGGTCCCGGCCGGCAGCCAGAATGGCCAGCGCATGCGCGCCAAGGGTCATGGCCTGAAAAACAAGGCCGGCGAGCGCGGTTATCTGTTCGTGCAACTCAAAGCCGTGATGCCGAAAACCTCCGACGACGAGGTCAAGGCACTGTGGCAGGAACTGGCAAAGAAAGCCGCGTTCAATCCGCGAGAGAACTTCTGAATTCGACGACGGAGTAGCCCATCATGAGCAGCCCCCTGATCGTTCAACTGGACCTGGCAGAATTCTGTGAGGCGGCCGATTTGTCGGACGTCTACGTGATCGAAATCGTCGAGCACGGCATCCTCGAACCTCAGGGCGCGCAGCCCCGGGAATGGCGCTTCACCGATTACGAATTGGCCTTGGCCAAGCGTGCGGCAAAGTTGCGCCGTGATCTGGAGCTGGAGTGGGAAGGCGTCGCCCTGGCGCTGGATCTGCTGGAAGAGGTGCGCGAGCTACGCGCCGAGAACCGCATGTTGCGGCAACGGTTGGGGCGGTTGGTAGTTGAGTAGATAGCCTGATGTTTTCCGGTTGGTTGATCGGGCCTCTTCGCGAGCAGGCTCGCTCCCACAGGAATACGCATTCCAATGTGGGAGCGAGCCTGCTCGCGAAGAACGATAACGCGGTATCGCTGACTACACCCTCTTGGGCAAGACCACGCTGAACCGTGTGCCGTCGGTCTCATTCGAGCTGACTTCAATCGTCCCGCCATGGGCGTTGACCACTTCCCTGACGATAAACAATCCCAGCCCCAGGCTGGTCGAAGGCTGCCCCGGTTCTTCATCGGCGCTGCGCACCAACGGGTCGAAAATAGTCCCCAGCGTCTCTTCCGGAATCGGTGTGCCGAAGTTGTGCACCGACAGGCACACCGCGTCCGCTTCCTCCTGCAACGTCAACGTTACCTGCTGTGTGTTCGAGCCATGCTGCAACGCATTGCCGATCAGGTTCTGCAGCAATTGATTGATACGCCCCGCGTCCCACACACCTCGTGTATCGCCGTGAATGTGCAGCACCGGCGAGCAATGCGGGTTGCCGGCGCAGGCTTCGGCAATCGCCGCCTGCGCCGCCTCGGCCAGATCCATCGGGGCCGGCTCGATCGGCAGGCTTTTACCGAGACGACTGCGCACCAGCTCCAGCAAATCACTGATCATTGCCGCCATGTGCCCGACGCTGCGTTTGATGTTGTGAGCGCACATCAGCGCTTCGCCCTCGAGCGTGGATTTGCGCAGCAACAGGTCGTTGGACATGCCCACCGCCTGCAACGGTGCGCGCAGGTCATGGCCGAGTATCGCCAGGAATATATCCCGTGAACGGTTGACCTGTTCAGCGTAGGCCGCCGTCGACTCGGCGAGCGCTTCATCAATGGCTTCATTGAAGCGGATCATGTCCTGAAAGCAGGCCATGTCCGGTGATTCAAGACTGTCGACCCAGCGCCGAATCACACAGGCACGCAAGTGACGAAATTCCGAGGTCATCTGGACCAGGTCAAAACCGACAGTGTGGCGCAGCTCGCCATGACTGGCGCCGGCCTGGTCCAGACTCGGGGTCATTTCCGGACCTTCACCCTTGGCTTTGGCCGCTTGCTCCTGCGCTGTCTGTGGTTTGCTCATGTCTCGTGCGGCGGCCAGCAAGATAGCTTTGGCGTGGTCACGC from Pseudomonas tensinigenes harbors:
- a CDS encoding chaperone modulator CbpM, which codes for MSSPLIVQLDLAEFCEAADLSDVYVIEIVEHGILEPQGAQPREWRFTDYELALAKRAAKLRRDLELEWEGVALALDLLEEVRELRAENRMLRQRLGRLVVE
- a CDS encoding sensor histidine kinase; its protein translation is MRLSEFIRQHVDCIVDDWEEFAATITPAADYLDATALRDHAKAILLAAARDMSKPQTAQEQAAKAKGEGPEMTPSLDQAGASHGELRHTVGFDLVQMTSEFRHLRACVIRRWVDSLESPDMACFQDMIRFNEAIDEALAESTAAYAEQVNRSRDIFLAILGHDLRAPLQAVGMSNDLLLRKSTLEGEALMCAHNIKRSVGHMAAMISDLLELVRSRLGKSLPIEPAPMDLAEAAQAAIAEACAGNPHCSPVLHIHGDTRGVWDAGRINQLLQNLIGNALQHGSNTQQVTLTLQEEADAVCLSVHNFGTPIPEETLGTIFDPLVRSADEEPGQPSTSLGLGLFIVREVVNAHGGTIEVSSNETDGTRFSVVLPKRV
- a CDS encoding DnaJ C-terminal domain-containing protein; this encodes MDFKDYYKILGVEPTADDKAIKAAYRKLARKYHPDVSKEKDAEAKFKDASEAYEALKSADKRAEYDELRRYGQHGQPFQGPPGWQSRGGFGGGGGDTGDFSDFFSSIFGNRGPGFGGGEGRQQRSAGRRGQDVEMELPIFLEETLANESKKVTFQVPQYNANGQHVSNTSKSLNVKIPAGVTDGERIRLKGQGAPGVGGGANGDLYLTIRFAPHPKFDVEGENLIITLPLAPWELALGAEVAVPTLTGKINLKVPAGSQNGQRMRAKGHGLKNKAGERGYLFVQLKAVMPKTSDDEVKALWQELAKKAAFNPRENF